In Helianthus annuus cultivar XRQ/B chromosome 3, HanXRQr2.0-SUNRISE, whole genome shotgun sequence, a single window of DNA contains:
- the LOC110928911 gene encoding uncharacterized protein LOC110928911, whose product MVHLIMSSQNNNNVRQLPEPEDNLSAGDEVSVYVNETREFEPVSKRWKSSSTMTHQQPRLDNEFLVPQSQYNPLNEPSPLGLRLRKSPSLLELAQKRLNQSNADKGDSSTENPEAETKRDSKAKTRARASSSIDKLKASHFPASLLRIGRWEYVSKHEGDLVAKCYFSKHKIVWEVLDGGLKKKFEINWADIVGLKANCAANGPGGLTIVLDKPPLFFKEINPQPRKHTQWRSTADFTDGEANTQRQHFLQCEQGVLDKHYEKLIQCDARLNFLSQQQDIILNFPFVSPQTSINDQNMSANTVFNIPEFYGISHMASPSALLNYPPRTVESGSLGLIHQDKSKEAQSSSSGMSMDIDGQNGMKQQLYAPGLQPNMSISDLVNQIEHGFSEQNTSGNLPISHNAPGLDYPKDTLENISQILLSDNQLTATSDERTLMSRVNSLCCLLQDYQNGQQIVNDSSIPHQVQNDGFTPHHNLISPQGGNDCFTPMHVNSTPTDNQISSSTPGSSQMAPQDGNDSSNPESNQESGITRTDSFAELVHQLPRIASLPRFLFDISENGEILK is encoded by the exons ATGGTTCACTTGATCATGTCATCTCAGAATAATAATAATGTCAGGCAGTTGCCGGAGCCGGAGGATAACTTGTCGGCTGGAGACGAGGTTTCGGTGTATGTTAACGAGACCCGTGAGTTCGAACCGGTTTCAAAACGGTGGAAATCATCGTCTACTATGACTCATCAG CAACCGAGACTTGACAATGAGTTTCTAGTCCCACAATCTCAATATAACCCGCTTAATGAACCAAGCCCATTGGGTTTGCGGTTAAGGAAGAGTCCATCATTGTTGGAGCTAGCTCAAAAGAGGTTGAACCAAAGCAATGCTGACAAGGGTGATTCGTCCACTGAAAATCCTGAAGCAGAAACCAAGAGAGATTCGAAGGCAAAAACGCGGGCCAGGGCTTCAAGTTCCATTGATAAGTTGAAAGCTTCTCATTTTCCAGCTTCACTTTTAAGGATCGGCCGATGGGAG TATGTGTCGAAACATGAAGGCGATCTAGTGGCAAAATGTTACTTTTCAAAGCACAAGATTGTATGGGAAGTTCTTGATGGAGGACtaaagaaaaagtttgaaatcaaTTGGGCTGATATCGTGGGCCTGAAGGCAAACTGTGCAGCTAATGGGCCTGGAGGTTTGACTATTGTG CTTGATAAACCACCGCTCTTCTTTAAAGAAATCAACCCGCAGCCCAGAAAACACACACAGTGGCGGTCCACTGCGGACTTTACAGATGGAGAAGCAAACACACAAAG GCAACATTTTCTACAATGTGAACAAGGCGTGCTAGACAAGCATTACGAAAAGCTGATTCAGTGTGACGCGCGACTCAACTTTCTGAGCCAGCAGCAAGACATCATTTTAAACTTCCCATTTGTCTCGCCTCAAACTTCCATTAATGATCAAAATATGTCAGCCAACACTGTTTTCAACATACCAGAATTCTATGGTATTTCACATATGGCTTCACCATCTGCTTTACTTAATTATCCACCTAGAACCGTGGAATCGGGCTCTCTCGGTTTGATCCATCAAGATAAATCTAAAGAGGCCCAATCTTCAAGCTCAG GTATGTCTATGGACATTGATGGGCAAAACGGTATGAAACAACAACTGTATGCACCCGGTCTCCAGCCAAACATGTCAATATCTGATCTTGTAAACCAAATCGAACACGGTTTTTCCGAGCAAAACACCTCCGGGAATTTACCAATTTCCCATAATGCCCCTGGGCTGGATTACCCGAAAGATACGCTAGAAAACATTTCACAAATCCTACTTAGCGACAACCAGTTGACCGCAACTTCAGACGAGAGAACCCTCATGTCTAGAGTCAATTCCCTCTGCTGCCTTCTTCAAGATTACCAAAACGGTCAGCAAATAGTAAACGACAGTTCTATCCCTCATCAAGTCCAAAATGACGGTTTTACCCCTCATCATAATCTAATCTCTCCTCAAGGCGGAAATGACTGTTTTACTCCCATGCATGTTAATTCAACACCAACAGATAATCAGATAAGCAGTTCTACTCCTGGTTCCAGTCAGATGGCGCCGCAAGATGGAAATGACAGTTCTAACCCTGAGTCTAACCAGGAGTCAGGTATTACAAGAACCGACTCGTTTGCTGAGTTGGTGCATCAGCTACCGCGCATAGCGTCTCTCCCCAGGTTCTTGTTTGACATTTCGGAGAATGGTGAGATTTTGAAGTGA
- the LOC110928910 gene encoding uncharacterized protein LOC110928910, which translates to MLPQTTSNCKMLSTQKYVISTNIFSCPSVKVKKNINGETRTIVSMAKKDDFSQKSTPKTPLKIVSQAVVAVLGLGFIDAGYSGDWSRIGVISKENEDFLKVAALVVVPLCLFIIFSISKTADD; encoded by the exons ATGCTTCCACAAACCACATCAAATTGCAAAATGCTGTCCACACAAAAATATGTTATCTCAACCAACATTTTCTCGTGTCCCAGTGTGAAGGTGAAGAAGAACATCAATGGAGAAACAAGAACCATTGTTTCCATGGCTAAAAAAGATGACTTTTCTCAAAAGTCAACGCCCAAAACTCCATTAAAGATTGTTTCCCAGGCTGTTGTTGCTGTTCTTGGACTGGGGTTCATTGATGCAGG ATACAGTGGAGATTGGTCAAGAATCGGAGTGATTTCGAAAGAGAATGAAGATTTTCTCAAAGTTGCGGCTCTTGTTGTTGTCCCTTTGTGTTTGTTTATCATATTTTCCATCTCCAAGACTGCCGATGATTGA
- the LOC110928912 gene encoding uncharacterized protein LOC110928912 translates to MVVASGTNSFAKEMTIRKRIGNIFNKRVEDFPSLRDYNDYLEEVEDMTVNLVEGIDVPAIEARIGQYQRENAEQIMNAQARKAEEFAAALAASKGQPVQTDVDMTTGPASQFGVATSDGHYVPAVAGGTIPQPRPTQPLPMGSGDDLHAYHMDDEETMRLKAERGGKAGGWSLEISRKRALEEAFASIWI, encoded by the exons ATGGTGGTGGCTTCCGGTACCAACTCCTTCGCTAAGGAGATGACCATCCGTAAACGTATCGGCAACAT ATTTAATAAACGAGTGGAGGATTTTccatcattaagagattataacGACTACTTAGAGGAAGTTGAGGACATGA CTGTAAACTTGGTTGAAGGAATAGACGTACCGGCTATTGAAGCAAGGATTGGTCAGTACCAAAGAGAAAATGCAGAACAAATAATGAACGCTCAAGCTCGTAAG GCTGAAGAATTTGCAGCAGCGCTTGCAGCAAGCAAGGGACAACCCGTACAGACTGATGTTGATATG ACCACAGGCCCAGCCTCTCAATTCGGGGTGGCAACCTCAGACGGGCATTATGTCCCTGCAGTTGCCGGAGGAACAATCCCGCAACCCCGACCCACACAACCGCTCCCAATGGGTTCCGGGGATGACCTGCATGCATATCATATGGATGACGAAGAAACGATGAGACTAAAAGCAGAACGAGGCGGGAAAGCTGGTGGTTGGAGCTTAGAAATAAGCAGAAAACGAGCCCTTGAGGAAGCTTTCGCTAGCATTTGGATCTAA